A single genomic interval of Alteromonas sp. CI.11.F.A3 harbors:
- a CDS encoding heavy metal translocating P-type ATPase translates to MSENLCFHCALPNDATHKYEAVILGETRQLCCPGCQAVAQAIVDNGLEDYYQFRTEPAQKSDDGILDALSALNVYDDPALQEEFVFDEGQHKQIQLTLEGITCAACGWLIEKQLSKVSGIAQVAVNVQERRALITWEPSVIKLSEILTTLKRIGYVGSPFHPDEHEASYKREQKSFIKKLGLAGIMTMQVMMLMAGLYFDWFGAIEQETRQYFYWVALTLTTPVVLYSGSAFYLGALKAISARTVNMDVPVTLAVFGTYFAGLRSTLLEQGEVYFESICMFIFLLLLSRFLEHRSRHRAAQISANMMQYIPVSAAKIETDGSIAQCLAKLLMPDDVVLVKPGETIPVDGIVLDGTAAVDESMLTGEFNPVSKSASHLVYGGTVNQDGTLTVKVTQSLKHALVNQIVRLQASAMASKPKAAQIADNFSRYFVFSVLLISALTYVYWSYVGSEEAFWITISVLVATCPCALGLATPSALTCAMAKLNRQGILLKRADALEQLTDIDTIALDKTGTLTEGKFSLQQRWFAKGVDPVQVMALTALLESRSEHPIARAFDNEAVKSQNKTPPNKINGFTVTPGGGISGEINNVAFTMGSAVFCNLSTTAKVDIPANVFLCADGVLMAAFCVNDSLRQDALATLTALDEHQLVVLSGDTQKNVDTLTASLPIHIAKGGLSPEQKYSQVHTLQKQGRKVMMMGDGINDAPVLASADVAVAVGNATDVAKTAADVILLGDSLLSVPTLFSVAQQAKRKIQQNIAWSVGYNIIILPFAVSGLLSPWMAVVGMSLSSIIVVTNSTRLLSK, encoded by the coding sequence ATGAGCGAGAATCTTTGTTTTCATTGCGCGTTACCTAACGATGCAACACATAAATATGAAGCCGTTATATTAGGTGAAACTAGGCAGCTCTGCTGCCCAGGTTGCCAAGCAGTTGCCCAAGCCATTGTTGATAATGGACTTGAAGACTATTACCAGTTTAGAACCGAACCAGCACAAAAGTCGGACGATGGTATTTTAGATGCATTGTCTGCGCTCAACGTATATGACGATCCCGCCCTTCAAGAAGAATTTGTTTTTGATGAAGGCCAACACAAACAAATACAGCTAACCCTTGAAGGCATTACCTGTGCCGCGTGTGGTTGGTTGATTGAAAAACAACTCTCAAAAGTATCAGGCATTGCCCAAGTAGCCGTAAATGTTCAAGAGCGCCGCGCATTAATAACCTGGGAACCCAGTGTTATTAAACTTAGCGAAATACTCACCACATTAAAACGCATAGGGTATGTTGGCTCACCGTTCCACCCCGATGAACATGAAGCTAGCTATAAACGTGAACAAAAATCGTTTATCAAAAAGTTAGGTTTAGCCGGCATTATGACCATGCAGGTAATGATGCTAATGGCTGGGCTTTACTTCGACTGGTTTGGTGCCATTGAGCAAGAAACCCGTCAATACTTCTATTGGGTAGCACTCACCCTTACCACCCCCGTTGTCCTTTATTCAGGTAGCGCGTTCTATTTAGGCGCTTTAAAGGCCATAAGCGCAAGAACCGTAAATATGGATGTGCCGGTCACCCTTGCGGTATTTGGTACCTACTTTGCAGGTTTACGTTCAACCTTGCTAGAGCAAGGTGAAGTGTATTTTGAATCTATATGTATGTTTATCTTTTTACTCCTTTTAAGCCGGTTTTTAGAGCATAGAAGTAGGCACCGTGCGGCACAAATTTCTGCCAACATGATGCAGTATATTCCCGTCTCGGCCGCAAAAATTGAAACTGATGGCAGCATTGCTCAGTGTTTGGCGAAGCTATTAATGCCTGATGATGTGGTACTAGTGAAGCCCGGTGAAACCATTCCTGTAGACGGTATTGTGCTAGATGGTACTGCCGCAGTTGATGAGTCTATGCTGACTGGTGAGTTTAACCCGGTTAGTAAATCGGCCAGCCATTTAGTGTATGGTGGTACGGTAAACCAAGATGGCACATTAACGGTTAAAGTGACTCAGAGCTTAAAGCATGCCTTGGTCAATCAAATCGTACGCTTACAAGCCAGCGCGATGGCAAGTAAGCCAAAAGCGGCTCAAATTGCCGATAACTTTTCACGCTACTTTGTTTTCTCTGTGTTACTTATATCTGCATTAACCTACGTTTACTGGTCTTACGTGGGCAGCGAAGAGGCTTTCTGGATCACTATCTCTGTATTAGTGGCAACCTGCCCCTGTGCACTAGGCTTAGCCACACCTTCGGCGTTAACCTGCGCTATGGCGAAGCTGAATCGTCAGGGCATTTTATTGAAGCGTGCTGATGCGTTAGAACAGCTTACCGATATTGATACCATCGCCCTTGATAAAACCGGCACGTTGACAGAAGGTAAGTTCTCGCTACAACAGCGCTGGTTTGCTAAAGGTGTAGATCCGGTGCAGGTAATGGCGCTTACCGCTTTGTTAGAGTCTCGTTCTGAACACCCTATTGCTCGTGCCTTCGATAACGAAGCTGTTAAGTCACAGAACAAAACCCCACCTAATAAAATTAATGGATTTACGGTTACACCTGGTGGCGGCATTAGTGGTGAGATTAACAATGTGGCTTTCACCATGGGGTCAGCCGTATTTTGTAACTTATCAACCACCGCAAAAGTAGACATACCGGCAAACGTGTTTTTGTGTGCCGATGGCGTATTAATGGCCGCGTTCTGCGTAAATGATAGTTTGCGTCAAGATGCTTTAGCCACACTCACCGCACTGGATGAACATCAACTCGTAGTACTAAGTGGCGATACACAGAAAAACGTTGATACACTTACTGCCAGTTTACCTATTCATATAGCAAAAGGTGGCTTGTCGCCGGAGCAAAAGTATTCTCAAGTGCACACTTTGCAAAAGCAAGGTCGCAAAGTCATGATGATGGGCGACGGTATAAATGATGCCCCTGTTCTTGCTAGCGCAGATGTGGCAGTTGCCGTAGGAAACGCCACCGATGTAGCGAAAACGGCTGCCGATGTTATTTTGCTAGGCGACAGTCTACTGTCTGTCCCCACCTTATTTTCAGTGGCCCAACAAGCAAAACGCAAAATTCAGCAAAACATCGCATGGTCGGTAGGTTACAATATTATTATTCTCCCCTTTGCGGTGTCAGGGTTACTCTCTCCCTGGATGGCCGTGGTTGGCATGTCACTCAGTAGTATTATTGTGGTCACCAATTCAACTAGGTTATTAAGTAAATAA
- the ccoS gene encoding cbb3-type cytochrome oxidase assembly protein CcoS, which produces MSIIYVLIPIAIIIVALALVIFFWAVKTNQFEDLDRQGYSILFDDDLSGDEKKLAEQRKQLQQRKETNDRD; this is translated from the coding sequence ATGAGTATCATTTACGTATTAATTCCCATCGCTATCATCATTGTTGCGTTGGCGCTGGTTATCTTTTTCTGGGCGGTAAAAACCAATCAGTTTGAAGACCTTGATAGACAGGGCTATAGCATTTTGTTTGATGATGATTTGTCAGGTGATGAAAAGAAACTAGCCGAGCAACGTAAGCAATTGCAACAACGCAAAGAAACCAATGACAGAGATTAA
- a CDS encoding sulfite exporter TauE/SafE family protein has protein sequence MTEINIFSAFFIGIAGGVHCVGMCGGIVAALRTVTPSNEAALPYTLAYNFGRILSYTLAGAITGAVGQMATEFVPIAKPVLSLISGIMLLLLACYLGKWWQGLNYIEAMGRGLFKAIQPLSKRFLPFKSPVYALPYGFIWGWLPCGLVYSTLTWSLASGSAIDGAAIMLFFGLGTLPTLLAASAGSQYLIAGFRHPVVRQCFSGILAIYALFLIYAAIS, from the coding sequence ATGACAGAGATTAATATATTCTCTGCCTTTTTCATTGGCATTGCTGGCGGCGTGCACTGTGTGGGTATGTGTGGCGGCATAGTTGCTGCACTACGCACAGTAACACCAAGTAATGAAGCCGCTTTGCCCTACACCCTTGCTTATAATTTTGGCCGTATCCTCAGTTATACGTTAGCCGGTGCTATTACAGGCGCTGTTGGCCAAATGGCCACCGAATTTGTGCCAATTGCTAAACCCGTTTTGTCTTTAATTAGTGGCATTATGCTGCTGCTTTTAGCGTGTTATTTAGGTAAGTGGTGGCAAGGCTTAAATTACATTGAAGCAATGGGGCGCGGATTATTTAAAGCTATTCAGCCCTTATCTAAACGCTTCCTACCGTTCAAAAGTCCAGTCTATGCGCTCCCGTACGGTTTTATATGGGGCTGGCTTCCCTGCGGACTGGTTTATTCAACACTTACATGGTCATTAGCATCAGGCTCTGCCATTGATGGCGCAGCTATTATGCTCTTTTTCGGGTTAGGCACCCTGCCCACCTTGCTAGCGGCCAGTGCAGGTAGTCAGTACCTTATAGCCGGTTTTAGGCACCCCGTGGTAAGGCAATGCTTTTCAGGAATATTGGCTATTTACGCGCTCTTTTTAATTTATGCAGCAATTTCATAA
- the fnr gene encoding fumarate/nitrate reduction transcriptional regulator Fnr, with translation MSKGSQFSIHCQNCSFSHLCLPVALNKTEIESLDDIIERKKPLHKSDLLVKSGDTFNSLYAVRTGSFKSFVTNSDGEEQITGFHFPGDIIGFDALRENKHQSYAQALETAMVCELPYETLDEMSVQFPKLRHQIMSFMSAEIKQDHDLMMLLNKRSAEERLLYFLSQLSQRFEERGFSNKEFHLTMTRNEIGNYLGLTIETISRLLSRFQKENIIQVDGKLITILDFDEMSRRLSSVVAPNIACNS, from the coding sequence ATGAGCAAAGGAAGCCAATTCTCAATTCATTGTCAAAATTGCAGTTTCAGTCACTTATGTTTGCCCGTTGCGCTAAACAAGACTGAGATTGAATCTTTAGATGATATTATTGAGCGAAAGAAACCCCTTCACAAGAGTGATTTACTGGTAAAGTCGGGAGATACATTTAACTCTCTTTACGCAGTACGCACCGGCTCTTTTAAGTCTTTCGTCACCAACTCAGATGGTGAAGAGCAGATTACAGGTTTTCACTTTCCTGGCGATATTATCGGCTTTGACGCATTACGGGAAAACAAGCACCAAAGTTATGCTCAGGCATTAGAAACTGCGATGGTGTGCGAATTACCGTATGAAACCCTAGACGAGATGTCAGTTCAGTTCCCCAAGTTAAGACATCAAATAATGAGTTTTATGAGTGCGGAAATTAAACAAGATCATGACCTCATGATGTTGCTTAATAAGCGCTCAGCAGAAGAACGCCTATTGTATTTCCTCTCACAGCTTTCTCAACGTTTCGAAGAGCGTGGATTTTCAAACAAAGAATTTCACCTTACGATGACGCGAAATGAAATCGGAAACTACCTTGGTTTAACTATTGAAACCATTAGTCGCCTACTAAGCCGTTTTCAAAAAGAAAATATTATTCAGGTGGACGGTAAACTCATTACTATTTTAGATTTTGATGAGATGTCACGACGTTTATCGTCTGTGGTTGCACCTAATATTGCCTGTAATAGCTAA
- the uspE gene encoding universal stress protein UspE, whose protein sequence is MIKYERILAVIEADRDTQPALSRAYELAKKTGASVTAMLVVYDLSYDMTTMLSPDDREAMRDAVTKEHAGWLRKTLSDLGFEKTDIVVEWNNRAFEAVVHYVIDNNIDLVVKATKRHDDLASVIFTPTDWHLLRKCPSPVLLVKDHEWPDNGEIIAAVNVGSEDDEHALLNDKITVIANDYAALLSGNVNLVNSYPATPLNIAIEVPEFDPDTYNNAVKHHHELEMNKHSEKYAIDSERCYVKEGLPEKVIPRIAKDIDAELVIIGTVGRVGISAALIGNTAEHVIDELVCDVLAIKPDGFISPLSR, encoded by the coding sequence ATGATTAAGTATGAACGTATTTTAGCGGTCATTGAAGCCGATAGAGATACTCAACCTGCGCTTAGCCGTGCATACGAACTTGCCAAAAAGACAGGGGCTTCTGTCACCGCCATGCTGGTGGTTTACGATTTATCTTATGATATGACTACCATGCTCAGCCCTGATGATCGCGAAGCAATGCGCGATGCGGTCACTAAGGAACATGCGGGTTGGTTACGTAAAACCCTTAGCGATTTAGGGTTTGAAAAAACCGATATTGTTGTTGAATGGAACAACCGCGCCTTTGAAGCTGTGGTGCATTATGTAATAGATAACAATATAGACTTGGTTGTTAAAGCAACCAAACGCCATGACGATTTAGCTTCTGTTATTTTCACTCCAACAGACTGGCACCTACTTAGAAAATGTCCCTCCCCCGTATTGTTGGTAAAAGACCATGAATGGCCCGACAATGGTGAAATTATTGCGGCAGTCAATGTAGGCAGTGAAGACGACGAACATGCGCTACTCAACGACAAAATCACAGTCATTGCTAACGATTATGCCGCGCTACTCAGTGGCAACGTAAATTTGGTTAACAGCTATCCTGCTACACCGCTTAATATCGCGATTGAAGTTCCGGAGTTCGACCCTGATACGTACAACAACGCAGTAAAGCACCATCACGAACTTGAGATGAACAAACACAGCGAAAAGTATGCTATTGATAGTGAGCGCTGTTACGTTAAAGAAGGCCTACCTGAAAAAGTGATTCCAAGAATAGCCAAAGATATAGATGCCGAACTGGTGATCATAGGCACGGTTGGCCGAGTTGGTATTTCTGCGGCCCTTATAGGTAACACTGCTGAACATGTTATAGATGAGCTGGTGTGTGATGTACTGGCAATAAAACCAGACGGCTTTATTTCGCCTCTTTCACGCTAA
- the ttcA gene encoding tRNA 2-thiocytidine(32) synthetase TtcA, producing MTSAGTNRADAPLTASQNKQKYSFNKLQKRLRRNVGKAIADFGMIENNDKVMVCLSGGKDSYAMLDILMFLKRIAPIHFDIIAVNLDQKQPGFPEHVLPEYLESVGVEYKIVEEDTYSIVMDKVPEGKTTCSLCSRLRRGILYSTAKKLGATKIALGHHRDDMLETFFLNMFHGGKLKSMPPKLVSDNGEHIVIRPLAYCTEKDIQRYSDAVEFPIIPCNLCGSQENLQRQNVKAMLQDWDRRFPGRIESMFSALQNVAPSHLVDKNLHDFKGISTQNGPVEDGDIGFDPPSFESPSEPTDDTVQVINLMESN from the coding sequence ATGACCAGTGCAGGCACAAACCGTGCGGACGCTCCGTTAACCGCGTCTCAAAATAAACAAAAATACAGCTTTAACAAGCTACAAAAGCGACTTCGTCGAAATGTAGGCAAAGCGATTGCTGATTTCGGCATGATTGAAAACAACGATAAAGTCATGGTGTGCTTGTCTGGCGGTAAAGACAGTTACGCTATGCTTGATATTCTTATGTTTTTAAAGCGCATTGCGCCAATTCATTTTGACATTATTGCGGTTAACCTCGATCAAAAGCAGCCAGGATTTCCAGAGCACGTACTTCCTGAATACCTTGAAAGTGTGGGGGTAGAGTACAAAATCGTAGAAGAAGACACCTACTCTATTGTTATGGATAAAGTGCCAGAAGGTAAAACCACGTGCTCACTTTGTTCGCGATTACGTCGCGGCATTTTATACAGCACGGCAAAAAAATTAGGCGCCACTAAAATTGCACTCGGTCACCACCGTGATGACATGCTAGAAACCTTCTTTTTGAACATGTTTCATGGCGGTAAGCTTAAATCAATGCCACCGAAGTTGGTAAGCGATAATGGCGAGCATATTGTGATAAGACCTCTTGCCTATTGCACTGAAAAAGACATTCAGCGTTATTCTGATGCCGTAGAATTTCCAATCATTCCTTGCAATTTGTGCGGCTCTCAAGAGAATTTGCAGCGTCAGAACGTTAAGGCCATGCTACAAGATTGGGATCGCCGTTTCCCTGGGCGTATTGAGTCTATGTTCAGTGCGCTTCAAAATGTAGCGCCTTCGCATCTGGTCGATAAGAATTTGCACGACTTTAAAGGCATCTCTACACAGAACGGTCCAGTGGAAGATGGTGATATTGGTTTCGATCCACCCAGCTTTGAGTCACCCAGTGAGCCTACTGACGACACGGTTCAAGTTATCAATTTGATGGAATCAAACTAA
- a CDS encoding patatin-like phospholipase family protein, which produces MKIGLALGAGAARGWTHIGIIQALEKLGIKIDVVAGCSIGAYVGAAYASGKLEGLKEWSCSLSDWQVLALMGVGLRRGGIASGQKVFDKLASEFCAPTYEAMEKPFASVATDLYTGREVVFSSGEIGNTIQASCAIPALFAPVAHGDRWLVDGAVVNPVPVNLCRQLGADFVIAVNLNADFRPLRLEKLRLDHEENQRKTEDFFTKSQNVLKQWFSPDSKDKEETETDTEHSEQNEGIASEAIEAIEETISPPPNKVPRGNPPGILSVMSSSLEILQARVTRSRLAGDPPDILIEPQLTDVGIMEFHRAQELCEKGEQTITRIAEQIKYQLLA; this is translated from the coding sequence ATGAAAATAGGTCTAGCATTAGGTGCGGGAGCTGCAAGAGGTTGGACCCACATTGGTATTATTCAAGCATTAGAAAAGCTAGGTATTAAAATTGACGTGGTGGCAGGTTGTTCTATTGGAGCCTATGTTGGTGCTGCCTACGCCAGTGGCAAATTAGAAGGCCTTAAAGAGTGGTCTTGTTCTTTGTCAGATTGGCAGGTGCTTGCTTTGATGGGCGTTGGCTTACGTAGAGGCGGCATTGCTAGCGGGCAAAAAGTGTTTGATAAGCTTGCTAGCGAGTTTTGTGCCCCAACCTACGAAGCAATGGAGAAGCCGTTCGCTTCAGTGGCTACCGATTTGTACACAGGTCGTGAAGTGGTGTTTAGTTCCGGTGAGATTGGCAATACTATTCAAGCTTCGTGTGCTATTCCTGCCCTATTTGCCCCTGTAGCCCATGGCGATCGTTGGTTAGTAGATGGTGCGGTAGTTAATCCGGTGCCTGTTAATCTGTGTCGTCAGCTTGGTGCCGATTTTGTTATTGCCGTGAACCTGAATGCTGATTTCAGGCCCCTTAGGCTTGAGAAACTACGTCTAGATCACGAAGAGAATCAAAGGAAAACAGAAGACTTCTTCACTAAAAGCCAAAACGTGCTTAAGCAGTGGTTCTCACCTGATAGTAAAGATAAAGAAGAAACTGAAACCGACACCGAACATAGCGAACAAAACGAAGGCATTGCTAGCGAAGCTATTGAAGCCATAGAAGAAACGATTTCGCCGCCGCCAAATAAAGTCCCTAGAGGTAACCCTCCAGGAATTTTAAGTGTGATGAGTAGTTCGCTAGAGATACTACAAGCAAGGGTGACACGTTCACGTTTAGCGGGCGATCCGCCAGATATTCTTATCGAACCCCAACTAACCGACGTGGGTATTATGGAATTTCACCGTGCACAAGAGCTATGTGAAAAGGGTGAACAAACTATCACCCGTATTGCTGAGCAAATTAAGTATCAGCTATTAGCTTGA
- a CDS encoding DUF2987 domain-containing protein translates to MKRIACALIGALLTSSVAAEMVNVEYSRFYSHVKKLDNEDTQALQFAFGFLRVGEGRLCEINNAEIVTDKQTMPLEISDEYRFTVPTEKALKLANAYVRIDLTEAANVCDMSVQLETKSSYLTASYTKEELNFIYGQYEAFFNEMGSFLSFLMPTVKGLMLQFDDKNLDYITPEGLHINNGILHLEQGEINENKGLTLPKAPLRVTAMASS, encoded by the coding sequence ATGAAACGTATAGCTTGCGCGCTTATAGGCGCATTACTCACCTCTAGCGTTGCCGCCGAAATGGTTAATGTTGAATACAGCCGCTTTTATAGCCACGTAAAAAAACTGGATAACGAAGATACTCAAGCCCTGCAATTCGCTTTTGGTTTTCTGCGTGTTGGTGAAGGGCGTTTATGTGAAATTAACAATGCTGAAATAGTCACTGACAAACAAACTATGCCGTTAGAGATTAGCGATGAGTACCGCTTCACTGTACCTACAGAAAAAGCGCTAAAATTAGCAAATGCTTACGTGCGAATAGATTTAACTGAAGCGGCTAATGTGTGTGATATGTCGGTGCAGCTAGAAACAAAAAGCAGCTACCTAACCGCCAGTTACACAAAAGAAGAGCTGAATTTTATTTATGGCCAATATGAAGCTTTCTTTAATGAAATGGGCAGTTTCTTGTCGTTCTTAATGCCAACGGTGAAAGGGTTGATGTTGCAATTTGATGATAAAAATCTGGATTATATAACCCCAGAGGGCCTGCATATTAATAACGGCATACTTCACTTAGAACAAGGTGAAATTAACGAAAATAAAGGGCTTACGCTACCGAAAGCCCCCCTTCGTGTTACCGCTATGGCATCAAGCTAA
- a CDS encoding glucosaminidase domain-containing protein — MHKRETLKIVLITIAVLAVIVINALILTKREPDILDIPETPEATKPVPDFSAYTDVKEKKTAFFDYLRPEVEKQNAYLLTLRHYIQTLYRKALNEEPLTDDDISRLEWLQTEYRVKADQPLTSRLLALLHKIDILPAELVLVQAANESAWGTSRFAKKGYNFFGIWCFVKGCGFVPGKRNAGATHEVAKFSSLSRATYTYMRNLNRHDAYTDLREIRERLRANQIPITGVALAEGLMNYSERGAAYVDELQTMIRFNQEFLTE, encoded by the coding sequence ATGCATAAACGGGAAACCCTAAAAATTGTTTTAATTACTATTGCTGTATTAGCAGTCATAGTCATTAACGCGCTTATACTGACTAAGCGCGAACCCGATATTTTAGATATTCCTGAAACACCTGAAGCGACTAAACCTGTTCCCGATTTTTCTGCTTATACCGACGTTAAAGAAAAAAAGACTGCCTTTTTTGATTACTTACGCCCTGAAGTTGAAAAACAAAATGCATATTTACTTACGCTTAGACACTACATACAAACCTTGTATCGTAAGGCTTTAAACGAAGAGCCGCTAACCGACGATGATATTAGCCGTCTTGAGTGGCTACAAACTGAGTACCGAGTAAAGGCAGACCAACCGCTAACCTCTCGCTTGCTTGCCTTGCTGCATAAAATTGATATTTTGCCTGCTGAATTGGTGCTGGTTCAAGCGGCGAATGAGTCGGCATGGGGCACCAGTCGTTTTGCCAAAAAAGGCTATAACTTCTTTGGTATATGGTGCTTTGTGAAAGGCTGTGGCTTTGTACCAGGTAAACGAAATGCCGGCGCAACGCACGAGGTAGCCAAGTTTTCAAGCCTTTCTCGCGCTACCTATACTTATATGCGAAACCTTAATAGGCACGATGCCTACACCGATTTACGAGAAATCAGAGAGCGGTTAAGGGCAAATCAAATCCCCATTACAGGCGTCGCCTTGGCAGAGGGGTTAATGAACTACTCTGAGCGTGGCGCGGCCTATGTAGACGAATTACAAACCATGATCCGGTTTAACCAGGAGTTCTTAACTGAATGA
- a CDS encoding stress protein, producing MADNKMPFKDNQPSSKLERTLSKQYDFDIKSLFSRANGLVKANFSSLFQASLVLFLTFVALGFVAQKFIIFNDDGTFVFEHQSLIEIVAIFIVAPLIGGLYMMGVSHARGQKTTVFSIFSYVSLIFALALTQLVNGIVVQIGLVLLFAPGVYLWMATSFSLMLVADKSLTPLRAIILSCRVFNAYWAPLTGVFAVFIILFITVPLTLGLSLVWVLPLYFSMLGLLYEEMIGEEGEPTPSHTVQNKTNESSFDA from the coding sequence GTGGCAGACAATAAAATGCCTTTTAAAGATAACCAGCCATCTAGCAAGCTAGAAAGAACACTTTCAAAGCAGTACGATTTCGATATTAAATCGTTGTTTTCCCGCGCTAATGGTTTGGTGAAAGCAAATTTTTCAAGCCTATTCCAAGCATCATTGGTTTTATTTCTCACGTTTGTCGCACTTGGTTTTGTTGCTCAGAAGTTCATCATTTTTAATGACGATGGCACTTTTGTTTTTGAACACCAATCGTTAATTGAAATAGTCGCTATTTTCATTGTTGCACCACTTATTGGCGGGTTATACATGATGGGGGTAAGCCACGCCAGAGGTCAAAAGACCACGGTATTTTCTATTTTCAGCTACGTCTCTTTAATATTCGCATTAGCGCTTACACAGCTGGTGAATGGCATAGTGGTACAAATCGGCTTGGTGTTGTTATTCGCACCCGGTGTGTATTTATGGATGGCCACCTCTTTTTCACTGATGCTAGTTGCCGACAAATCGTTAACTCCACTACGCGCTATTATCTTATCGTGCCGCGTATTCAATGCATATTGGGCACCGTTAACCGGTGTTTTTGCCGTCTTCATTATATTATTTATCACGGTTCCGTTAACACTAGGTTTGTCTCTTGTGTGGGTTCTACCCCTGTATTTCAGCATGCTAGGCTTGTTGTATGAAGAGATGATTGGTGAAGAGGGCGAACCAACACCAAGCCACACTGTTCAAAATAAAACGAATGAGTCGAGCTTCGATGCATAA
- a CDS encoding LysE family translocator, with product MPYLNEFLTIALVHLVAVASPGPDFAVVVRNSLAYGRRIAIYTSIGIGLAILLHVGYSLVGLSVVIATTPWLFKTFSYLAAGYLLYLAYGALKSGPSQPPEEGEAAVNNIDNSVENRRANTEAANNSKASPLISAQKALWIGFLTNGLNPKATLFFLSLFTAIIDIDTPFSIKLGYGIYLAIATGLWFCFLSYLLSTSKIAQLIGKKGYWLDRAMGVLLVGLAAKLVLG from the coding sequence ATGCCTTACCTTAATGAATTTTTGACCATTGCCCTAGTACACCTTGTTGCAGTGGCTAGTCCAGGCCCTGACTTTGCAGTAGTCGTTCGAAATAGCCTCGCGTATGGTCGCCGTATTGCTATTTATACCAGCATTGGCATTGGACTCGCAATTTTGCTGCACGTTGGGTATTCATTAGTGGGATTAAGCGTGGTAATAGCCACCACGCCATGGCTGTTTAAAACCTTTAGTTATCTTGCTGCAGGTTATCTTTTATATCTTGCGTATGGCGCACTAAAAAGCGGGCCTAGCCAACCACCAGAAGAAGGCGAGGCTGCGGTAAATAATATAGATAATTCTGTTGAAAACAGGCGAGCTAACACCGAGGCAGCTAATAACAGCAAAGCTAGCCCACTAATTTCTGCTCAAAAAGCACTTTGGATTGGCTTTTTAACGAATGGTTTAAATCCTAAAGCGACTTTGTTTTTCTTATCACTTTTCACCGCTATTATTGATATCGACACGCCTTTTTCAATCAAACTTGGCTATGGCATATATTTAGCTATCGCAACAGGGCTTTGGTTTTGCTTTTTATCCTACCTACTTAGCACCAGTAAAATTGCTCAACTTATTGGTAAAAAAGGGTACTGGCTCGACCGCGCGATGGGTGTTTTATTGGTTGGTTTGGCCGCAAAATTAGTTTTGGGCTAA
- the cobB gene encoding Sir2 family NAD+-dependent deacetylase produces the protein MNTPPRVVILTGAGISAESGLKTFRDNNGLWEEHSVEDVATPEAFARNPDLVYRFYNERRLQLTNAAVMPNAAHEALATLERALKGQLTLVTQNVDDLHERAGSERILHMHGKLLSSRCETTNKAFECYTTFDGQSFCGCCNTTTLRPDIVWFGEMPLYMDEVAQAIANADIFLAIGTSGNVYPAAGFVINAKDSGAKCIELNLEPSANNYLFDESISGSATKIVPEFVARLIEEYDL, from the coding sequence ATGAATACACCCCCTCGCGTTGTAATATTAACTGGTGCAGGAATTTCAGCTGAATCTGGATTAAAAACATTTCGGGATAACAACGGATTATGGGAAGAGCACAGTGTAGAAGACGTGGCCACACCCGAAGCTTTTGCACGAAACCCTGACCTTGTATATCGATTTTACAATGAACGAAGGCTGCAACTCACCAACGCTGCGGTTATGCCCAATGCAGCCCATGAAGCGCTAGCAACACTTGAACGCGCTTTAAAAGGCCAACTTACGTTGGTTACACAAAACGTGGACGATTTGCATGAACGGGCGGGTAGTGAACGTATTTTACACATGCATGGAAAATTACTGTCCAGCCGCTGCGAAACGACGAATAAAGCATTCGAATGCTATACAACGTTTGATGGTCAGAGTTTTTGTGGTTGCTGTAACACCACAACACTGAGGCCGGACATTGTATGGTTTGGCGAAATGCCCCTTTATATGGATGAGGTTGCCCAAGCTATTGCCAATGCCGATATCTTCTTAGCCATTGGAACCTCAGGTAATGTCTATCCTGCCGCTGGGTTTGTGATTAATGCCAAAGATTCTGGCGCCAAATGTATTGAACTGAATTTAGAGCCCAGTGCGAACAACTATTTATTCGATGAATCTATTAGCGGTAGTGCCACTAAAATAGTTCCAGAGTTTGTTGCTCGGTTAATTGAAGAATATGATTTGTAG